A window of Fibrobacter sp. UWB11 contains these coding sequences:
- a CDS encoding HPr family phosphocarrier protein: MITKLFTVSNKLGIHARPAGMIVDITGQAKSDVSIVFDGSKANAKSILNVMMLAIPAGSEVKFEIDGEDEELVVQQLEKLFDDHFNEEPC; this comes from the coding sequence ATGATTACAAAGTTATTTACTGTTTCCAACAAATTGGGTATTCACGCTCGACCGGCCGGTATGATAGTTGATATCACGGGCCAGGCCAAAAGCGATGTGTCCATTGTATTTGATGGATCGAAGGCCAACGCGAAGAGCATCCTTAACGTGATGATGCTTGCTATCCCTGCCGGTTCCGAAGTCAAGTTCGAAATCGATGGCGAGGACGAAGAGCTAGTCGTTCAGCAGTTGGAAAAGCTTTTTGATGACCACTTCAACGAAGAACCCTGCTGA
- a CDS encoding EamA family transporter — translation MLFLLLTIGPAFLFACGNILEKSGVSTVGKRTGGTSRPWEFFKGVITNKFWWLGIACSGLATLGYYIAMAQYDLSQVQPMMVLNPVLTALMGFCILKEVLTKRIVVAICFVVAGLLYSVENLGESTAVQNIGSLWAYAGGLCFATLIAHLWVKDREVVDSLIMGVGFGLSAAFYKSLAMDFDLDHIEFSSVANLLMDFRTLGYVATYGIAFLYSQVSFSRGRALFIIPFSAAVGAAVPTLAGALVFYEAFPIGKVISVGLVLIGACLFIVRRPRKKKIA, via the coding sequence ATGCTTTTTCTTCTTTTAACCATCGGTCCGGCGTTCCTTTTTGCCTGTGGAAACATTCTTGAAAAATCGGGAGTATCTACTGTAGGCAAACGCACGGGCGGTACTTCTAGACCCTGGGAATTTTTCAAGGGCGTTATCACGAATAAATTTTGGTGGCTTGGCATTGCATGCTCTGGGCTTGCAACGCTAGGTTATTACATTGCCATGGCCCAATATGATTTGAGCCAGGTGCAACCGATGATGGTCTTGAATCCGGTGCTGACGGCACTCATGGGTTTCTGCATTTTGAAAGAAGTCTTGACCAAGCGTATTGTCGTGGCGATTTGCTTTGTTGTGGCTGGCCTTCTTTATTCTGTCGAAAATCTTGGCGAATCGACTGCTGTGCAGAATATCGGGAGCCTTTGGGCGTATGCAGGTGGGCTTTGTTTTGCAACGTTAATTGCGCACCTTTGGGTAAAAGATCGCGAAGTGGTGGACTCGCTCATTATGGGCGTTGGTTTTGGACTTTCGGCTGCGTTTTACAAAAGCCTTGCCATGGATTTTGACCTCGACCACATCGAGTTTTCTTCGGTGGCGAACTTGCTTATGGATTTTAGGACGCTTGGCTATGTCGCTACTTATGGCATTGCTTTTTTGTACTCGCAAGTGTCTTTTTCGCGTGGACGAGCCCTATTTATTATCCCGTTCAGTGCGGCAGTCGGTGCTGCGGTTCCGACATTAGCGGGGGCTCTTGTTTTTTATGAAGCGTTCCCGATAGGGAAGGTTATTTCGGTCGGCTTAGTGCTCATCGGTGCCTGTCTTTTTATTGTTCGCAGGCCGAGAAAAAAAAAGATTGCTTAG
- a CDS encoding pitrilysin family protein, whose translation MNTKYLVSTAFLASLAVLTACSLMPKNGSNSRNTVDVYAAAAQDSANVSSSWAGLPEHYSKIEFPEYKYVAPYPKDFRVEIADGITGYIVSDKTLPLVDFTVYFEENNLPQVLKDKAAFEMVGSMIRRGSGGGITPHALEDSLEFVSASISTSVGTYLSAFDINCLSKDFPSMLELSKKVLTAPAFDKTQLEIVKANFVTSYERRYETPAKVLAALKSKVNYAPNPRLWDANANEYKAVTAADVKRLAKGVFSSKRIVFALAGDVDKDSAVVALKKFFADWKVEPAKTEKPKPTPLTFARKPGVYVVDKDITQANITMNQPFVQRPHPDYYPTAVASFILGGGSFSSRLMNRVRSDEGLAYSVYSTVGNDYRDTAMTTIALQTKVETIDFALKLIFEEVEKLAKDGPTAEELEQAKKSLVESLPSLFDTPSSTASIFAKGELLGKSDDHYLDYVKEITAVTAEQVKAMIAKYFGKDKMTISIVGPVSMFESLKPFTVIPLDSLEFR comes from the coding sequence ATGAATACGAAATATTTAGTTTCTACTGCGTTTTTGGCCTCTTTGGCTGTTTTGACCGCATGTTCCCTGATGCCGAAAAATGGCTCGAATTCCCGTAATACGGTGGATGTGTATGCCGCGGCTGCTCAGGATTCTGCGAATGTGTCGAGTTCTTGGGCAGGCTTGCCCGAACATTATAGCAAGATTGAATTTCCTGAATACAAATATGTAGCTCCGTATCCGAAGGATTTCCGTGTGGAAATTGCTGATGGTATCACGGGCTATATTGTAAGCGACAAGACGCTTCCGCTCGTAGACTTTACGGTTTATTTTGAAGAAAATAATTTGCCGCAGGTCCTCAAAGACAAGGCCGCCTTTGAAATGGTCGGTTCCATGATCCGTCGTGGTTCGGGTGGTGGAATTACTCCACATGCCCTTGAAGACTCTCTTGAATTTGTGAGTGCCTCGATTTCTACAAGCGTCGGAACTTACCTTTCCGCTTTTGACATTAACTGCCTTTCTAAAGATTTCCCGTCGATGCTCGAACTTTCGAAGAAAGTGCTTACGGCGCCTGCGTTCGACAAGACTCAGCTAGAAATTGTAAAGGCAAACTTTGTCACGTCTTACGAACGCCGTTACGAAACTCCGGCGAAGGTGCTTGCTGCACTCAAGTCCAAGGTCAATTACGCCCCGAATCCGCGCCTTTGGGATGCAAACGCCAACGAATACAAGGCTGTGACTGCAGCCGATGTAAAGCGCCTTGCTAAGGGAGTGTTCTCCTCTAAACGCATCGTCTTTGCTCTTGCTGGCGACGTGGACAAGGATTCTGCTGTTGTGGCTCTCAAGAAGTTCTTTGCGGACTGGAAAGTAGAACCTGCGAAGACCGAAAAGCCAAAGCCGACACCGCTTACCTTTGCACGCAAGCCCGGTGTGTATGTGGTCGACAAGGATATTACGCAGGCTAACATCACCATGAACCAGCCGTTCGTTCAGCGCCCGCATCCGGATTACTATCCGACTGCCGTGGCTAGCTTTATTTTGGGCGGTGGCAGCTTTAGTTCTAGACTCATGAATCGAGTCCGTAGCGATGAAGGACTTGCTTACAGCGTCTACAGTACGGTCGGTAACGATTACCGCGACACGGCGATGACAACTATTGCTCTTCAGACGAAAGTGGAAACGATTGATTTTGCGCTGAAGCTCATTTTCGAAGAGGTTGAAAAGCTTGCGAAAGATGGCCCCACGGCAGAAGAACTGGAACAGGCCAAGAAGTCTTTGGTCGAAAGTTTGCCGAGCCTTTTTGACACACCGTCTTCGACAGCATCCATTTTTGCAAAGGGTGAACTTCTTGGCAAATCGGATGATCATTATTTAGATTATGTGAAGGAAATCACGGCTGTGACTGCGGAACAGGTCAAGGCGATGATAGCTAAGTATTTTGGTAAGGACAAGATGACGATTTCGATTGTCGGTCCTGTCTCCATGTTCGAATCGCTGAAGCCATTTACGGTGATTCCTTTGGATAGTCTTGAGTTCCGTTAA
- a CDS encoding RNA methyltransferase, whose translation MSEPKDLETLLARVTERRRELLTSVVNRRTRHFCMVLEDLFDPHNISAVIRTAEVFGLQDVHIIEEDNAYSVNKSILKGSYKWMSLYLYKKRMLCMEKLRAKGYKIAVASTNTTNSVLDLDLSQPMAFYLGSEFHGNHPDTLAHADYEFKLPQYGITESMNVSVAGGVLMTYLDVFMQKEGREKFALPQAERDALLLDWLDRHVNGIETNSPIVRVEG comes from the coding sequence ATGAGTGAACCTAAGGACTTGGAAACTTTGCTTGCACGTGTTACGGAACGTCGCCGTGAACTCTTGACATCCGTTGTTAATCGTCGCACTCGTCATTTTTGCATGGTGCTCGAAGACCTGTTCGATCCGCACAACATATCGGCTGTTATCCGTACGGCAGAAGTTTTTGGACTTCAGGATGTGCACATCATCGAAGAAGACAATGCCTACAGTGTGAACAAGTCTATCCTCAAGGGTTCTTATAAGTGGATGAGCCTTTATCTGTACAAGAAGCGTATGCTTTGCATGGAAAAGCTTCGTGCAAAAGGTTACAAGATTGCGGTCGCCAGCACGAACACGACGAACTCTGTGCTCGACCTCGATTTGAGCCAGCCGATGGCATTCTACTTGGGTAGTGAATTTCACGGAAACCACCCGGATACACTTGCCCATGCCGATTACGAATTTAAGCTCCCGCAGTATGGCATTACAGAATCCATGAACGTGTCTGTTGCCGGTGGTGTCTTGATGACGTATCTTGATGTGTTCATGCAGAAAGAAGGCCGCGAAAAATTTGCGCTCCCTCAGGCCGAAAGAGATGCTCTTTTGCTTGATTGGCTTGACCGTCATGTAAACGGAATTGAAACAAATAGCCCCATCGTGAGGGTGGAGGGATAA
- a CDS encoding MlaD family protein, which translates to MKKNTALYFSVGLVVLLAIFILIFGMIFLNEKDLRETFDVYHLRFTQVSTLVLDDPVKINGVKLGRVESIELSGHRVVVTVRLKSNVKIPKDSEIRVQNIGIMGERQIGMILGDSEEYFVPGDTITGQFDAGIAEALGLAGEVCDSTKVLLEAVKTALNGTIANPDFQDRFKTLLVKAENLEDRLMSLVVTTDPQLKKSLANLNKVTVKVNELVDGVKEPINGLFAGTDKVMGNANQLISELEGVTKHLDGLIAKVQAKMDSKDNTVGILLNDRQLHDDLVKTVHSADSLFKIILQDGLDINVDFF; encoded by the coding sequence ATGAAAAAGAATACTGCTTTATATTTTTCTGTTGGCCTTGTCGTTCTTTTAGCCATTTTCATTTTGATATTTGGCATGATTTTCTTGAACGAGAAGGATCTGCGTGAGACTTTTGATGTGTACCATTTGCGCTTTACGCAGGTGAGTACGCTAGTTTTGGATGACCCGGTTAAGATTAACGGTGTAAAGCTTGGCCGAGTGGAATCGATTGAACTTTCTGGCCATCGCGTTGTTGTGACGGTCAGGCTTAAGTCTAATGTGAAGATTCCGAAGGATTCCGAAATCCGAGTGCAGAATATCGGAATCATGGGCGAACGCCAGATTGGCATGATTCTCGGGGATTCCGAAGAATATTTTGTGCCGGGCGATACGATTACGGGACAGTTTGATGCGGGTATTGCCGAAGCACTTGGCCTTGCTGGTGAAGTTTGCGATTCTACAAAGGTGCTCCTGGAAGCGGTGAAGACTGCTTTGAATGGAACAATTGCAAATCCGGATTTTCAGGACCGTTTCAAGACACTCCTTGTGAAAGCAGAAAATCTTGAAGATCGCCTGATGTCGCTTGTCGTGACGACCGATCCGCAGCTCAAGAAGAGCCTTGCAAACCTCAACAAGGTGACGGTCAAGGTGAATGAATTGGTGGATGGCGTGAAGGAACCGATTAACGGTCTCTTTGCTGGAACGGATAAGGTTATGGGTAACGCGAACCAGTTGATTTCGGAACTGGAAGGCGTGACAAAGCATTTGGATGGGCTGATTGCCAAGGTGCAAGCCAAGATGGATTCAAAAGACAATACCGTCGGTATATTGCTGAACGATAGACAGCTTCATGACGATCTTGTCAAAACGGTACACTCCGCTGACAGCCTGTTCAAGATCATCCTGCAGGATGGCCTTGATATTAATGTGGATTTCTTCTGA
- a CDS encoding lytic transglycosylase domain-containing protein has translation MKLFYSLLFACTAALYAQVDGSAYSLYKSPFSDQEMVAPDQFQDAVIRAARAKKTMNDISVSQNHRDFARAAYYYYSGQWDSAYAAYNSLRKREPELLGSVVLRMAKANFKQEQYAKMRETLRLEKSLENDRAWRESADRLRIEASMADFSLNDVARADSLMAFLNGNPDGDDVDPLKYRYARYLEDSYQLKQAKRLYMKLLTSRTSYKDSAYASIRRLREVLGTPETLAEKVAYAKMACNKDEMKNCLELLDSIQILDAQQAQKNPASVVVLDDPAYARLKKSTLDLNTRIMLWEKRAGALRALNRSEDAIEQYRNLIENVEARPSWIQAILKLYRKEAAGLFDEEIHTYDSLLQDVSQYSNENANNLWLRGFEFEQKLMYDKAIECYKKLIHKRFKSNLKRQWARFRIGYCYFKRGMWVEAVAYFRDATKDPFLWSGSASRMFLGDSYMKMGEDSLARAAYLDCIKDFPLSYYAHRSRTKLLENRLMPADQIPYAHGVPMSHAATIDWIRSVNKLGKPDASYSKERFEKIKKLFLYGFEEEAFRLYEEVKKKNFKRLDFLYEYGKLFYEMGETAAGYRLARQFQAKIDRRLLMAPPIDVLHYLFPVPYADPVVYHSGSNIDPFFVYSVMRQESIFDFQITSPAGACGLLQIMPATGKMLADKEEISNFNPKRLYNAYMNIRLGIRYLVDLKDEYKNDYMYVLCNYNAGPKPTKRWQSESEGLPWDLRVEEISYWETRDYVKRVMGNYWIYQEIYRDK, from the coding sequence ATGAAATTATTTTATTCGTTGTTGTTTGCATGTACAGCCGCCTTGTATGCTCAGGTGGATGGATCGGCATATTCTTTGTATAAGTCTCCGTTTTCGGATCAGGAAATGGTGGCTCCGGATCAGTTCCAAGATGCTGTTATCCGTGCGGCTCGGGCAAAGAAAACAATGAATGATATTTCTGTTTCGCAGAACCATCGTGATTTTGCCCGTGCAGCCTACTACTATTACAGTGGCCAGTGGGATAGCGCTTATGCTGCCTACAATTCTTTGCGCAAACGCGAACCGGAATTGCTTGGTAGTGTTGTGCTCCGTATGGCTAAGGCGAACTTTAAACAGGAACAGTACGCCAAGATGCGCGAAACGCTGCGCCTCGAAAAGAGCCTGGAAAATGACAGGGCTTGGCGCGAATCGGCGGACCGCTTGAGAATCGAAGCCTCGATGGCTGATTTTTCGCTGAATGATGTAGCCCGTGCAGATTCGCTGATGGCATTCCTTAATGGAAATCCGGATGGCGATGATGTCGATCCCTTAAAGTATCGTTACGCACGCTATTTAGAAGATTCTTACCAGTTGAAGCAGGCAAAGCGCCTTTACATGAAGCTGTTGACGAGCCGTACATCGTACAAGGATTCTGCGTACGCTTCAATCCGTCGCTTGAGAGAAGTGCTTGGCACGCCCGAAACGCTTGCTGAAAAAGTCGCTTATGCAAAGATGGCATGCAACAAGGACGAAATGAAAAATTGCCTGGAGTTGCTAGATTCTATCCAGATTCTGGATGCTCAGCAGGCTCAGAAAAATCCGGCTTCGGTGGTGGTGCTTGATGACCCGGCCTATGCGCGCTTGAAGAAGAGCACGCTAGATTTGAACACGCGTATTATGCTGTGGGAAAAACGCGCTGGGGCATTGCGCGCGTTGAACCGCAGTGAAGATGCCATTGAACAGTATCGCAACTTGATTGAAAATGTAGAAGCCCGTCCGTCCTGGATCCAGGCGATTCTCAAGCTTTACCGCAAGGAAGCTGCAGGTCTCTTTGACGAAGAAATCCACACGTACGATTCGCTTTTGCAGGACGTGAGTCAGTATAGCAACGAAAATGCCAATAATCTTTGGTTGCGCGGCTTTGAATTTGAACAGAAGCTGATGTACGACAAGGCGATTGAGTGCTACAAGAAACTCATTCACAAACGTTTTAAAAGCAACTTAAAACGCCAATGGGCGAGATTCCGCATAGGCTATTGCTACTTTAAGCGTGGCATGTGGGTTGAAGCTGTTGCATATTTCCGTGATGCAACGAAAGATCCGTTCTTGTGGAGTGGTAGCGCTTCGAGAATGTTCCTTGGCGATTCGTACATGAAAATGGGCGAGGATTCGCTTGCCCGTGCAGCCTATCTTGATTGTATCAAGGACTTCCCACTTTCGTACTACGCACATCGCAGCCGCACCAAGCTTTTGGAAAATCGCTTGATGCCGGCAGACCAGATTCCTTATGCTCATGGCGTGCCGATGTCCCATGCGGCTACGATTGATTGGATTCGTTCGGTGAATAAACTCGGAAAGCCCGATGCCTCGTATAGCAAGGAACGCTTTGAAAAAATCAAGAAATTGTTCCTCTATGGTTTTGAAGAAGAAGCTTTCAGGCTGTATGAAGAAGTCAAGAAGAAAAACTTTAAGCGTCTTGATTTCCTTTACGAATACGGTAAGCTGTTCTATGAAATGGGCGAAACTGCTGCCGGGTACAGGCTTGCACGTCAGTTCCAGGCGAAAATTGATAGACGTTTGTTGATGGCTCCGCCGATTGACGTGTTGCATTATCTCTTCCCGGTGCCGTACGCCGATCCGGTCGTTTACCATTCGGGGAGCAATATTGATCCGTTCTTTGTGTATAGCGTGATGCGTCAGGAATCCATTTTCGATTTCCAGATTACATCGCCAGCGGGCGCTTGCGGCCTTTTGCAGATTATGCCTGCGACGGGAAAAATGCTTGCGGACAAGGAAGAAATTTCGAACTTCAATCCGAAGCGCCTTTACAATGCCTATATGAATATTCGCTTGGGAATCCGTTACTTGGTGGATCTCAAGGATGAATACAAGAACGACTACATGTACGTGCTCTGCAACTATAATGCAGGCCCGAAACCGACGAAGCGTTGGCAGTCCGAAAGCGAAGGTCTTCCGTGGGATTTGCGCGTCGAAGAAATCAGCTACTGGGAAACCCGCGACTATGTCAAACGCGTCATGGGAAATTACTGGATTTATCAGGAAATATATCGAGATAAGTAG
- the ptsP gene encoding phosphoenolpyruvate--protein phosphotransferase, which translates to MTTSTKNPADFVAKPAEGSSRKSPRTELVGVPSSPGFAMGTVFPVANREFSVVDETLPESRLAAEEQMFLKAISKTSKEIAQIKEISETRAGVKDSLIFATHLMILQDPGLVNGVLDKIKKKHKNAKWAVHVVFNAYIEKFEKIDSPAMRDKAADLRDLYNRLMSAMDDSGPVLEDVSDEEGIVLVAHEFVPSFLMTLKPGQVNAIVMDTGGRTSHVAILSRALQIPAVSGLRNVAALVKSGDTIIVDGADGKVIINPNEDDIRKFHERQEMFERQRRELFTMRQLEPMTRDGKYIVLHANIEIPTEADKVTDFGATGIGLYRSEFLFFRKDTPTEAEQESAYRHILEKMAPFPVVIRTLDAGGDKLVSGVSAVNESNPFMGWRSIRVCLDREDIFITQLRALLLANTKGNLRILLPMISSMTELRRAKACIAKARKQLEDEGHKLPVVKIGSMIEVPAAVMIVDKLAKEVDFFSLGTNDLIQFTLAVDRTNELITDMFQPHHPSVLSMIYQTVVAAHREGIPVAVCGEMCTDPMSVLLLVGLGVDELSMTPWSVMTTKKIIRSINFEDVREAALTVLQMDDAESVNEFLHKKYAQTIMELGISGFVGQVEK; encoded by the coding sequence ATGACCACTTCAACGAAGAACCCTGCTGATTTTGTGGCGAAGCCCGCTGAAGGTTCTTCCCGGAAGTCTCCGAGAACTGAACTTGTCGGCGTGCCGTCGTCTCCGGGCTTTGCCATGGGGACGGTGTTCCCTGTTGCAAATCGCGAATTTTCTGTGGTCGATGAGACGCTCCCCGAGAGCCGCCTTGCTGCAGAAGAACAGATGTTCTTGAAGGCCATTAGCAAGACCTCCAAGGAAATTGCTCAGATTAAAGAAATTTCAGAAACCAGAGCTGGTGTCAAGGACAGCCTGATTTTTGCTACCCACTTGATGATCTTGCAAGATCCGGGACTCGTGAATGGAGTTCTCGACAAGATCAAGAAGAAACACAAAAATGCAAAGTGGGCGGTGCATGTCGTATTTAACGCATACATCGAAAAGTTCGAGAAAATAGATTCTCCGGCCATGCGCGACAAGGCGGCGGACCTTAGGGACCTGTACAACCGCTTGATGTCGGCAATGGATGACTCCGGACCGGTATTGGAGGACGTGTCTGACGAAGAAGGCATTGTCCTTGTTGCTCATGAGTTTGTTCCAAGTTTCTTGATGACGCTCAAACCGGGCCAGGTGAACGCAATCGTGATGGATACTGGTGGCCGTACAAGCCATGTCGCCATTTTGTCGAGAGCGTTGCAGATTCCTGCTGTGTCCGGTCTTAGAAATGTTGCGGCCCTCGTTAAAAGCGGCGATACAATTATCGTCGATGGTGCTGATGGTAAGGTTATCATTAATCCGAACGAAGACGATATCCGCAAATTCCATGAACGCCAGGAAATGTTCGAACGCCAGCGCCGTGAACTTTTCACGATGCGTCAGTTGGAGCCGATGACTCGCGATGGCAAGTACATTGTGCTTCATGCAAATATCGAAATTCCTACAGAAGCGGACAAAGTAACGGACTTTGGCGCAACGGGTATTGGTCTTTACCGTTCGGAATTCTTGTTCTTCAGGAAAGATACTCCGACTGAAGCAGAACAGGAAAGCGCATATAGACATATTCTCGAGAAGATGGCTCCGTTCCCGGTTGTCATCCGTACGCTTGATGCGGGTGGCGATAAACTGGTGTCGGGTGTTTCGGCAGTAAATGAATCTAACCCGTTTATGGGTTGGCGTTCCATCCGCGTATGCCTTGATCGCGAAGATATTTTCATTACGCAGTTGCGTGCTCTGCTGCTTGCAAATACAAAAGGCAATTTGCGCATCTTGCTTCCGATGATATCGAGCATGACGGAATTGCGCCGTGCAAAGGCTTGCATTGCGAAAGCCCGCAAACAGCTGGAAGACGAAGGTCATAAGTTGCCCGTTGTGAAAATCGGCTCAATGATCGAAGTTCCCGCTGCCGTAATGATTGTGGATAAACTTGCTAAGGAAGTCGATTTCTTTAGCTTGGGTACAAATGACTTGATCCAATTTACGCTTGCCGTAGACCGTACGAACGAACTTATTACAGATATGTTCCAGCCGCACCACCCCTCTGTGCTCAGCATGATTTATCAGACTGTGGTGGCTGCACACCGTGAAGGAATCCCGGTGGCTGTTTGCGGTGAAATGTGTACGGATCCGATGAGCGTTTTGTTGCTGGTTGGCCTTGGTGTTGATGAACTTTCGATGACTCCGTGGAGCGTGATGACCACGAAGAAAATTATCCGTTCTATCAACTTTGAAGATGTTCGTGAAGCTGCGTTAACTGTTTTGCAAATGGACGATGCCGAGAGTGTAAATGAGTTTTTGCATAAAAAGTATGCACAGACCATTATGGAACTAGGTATATCAGGATTTGTGGGACAGGTAGAAAAATAA